From the genome of Vicia villosa cultivar HV-30 ecotype Madison, WI linkage group LG2, Vvil1.0, whole genome shotgun sequence, one region includes:
- the LOC131648472 gene encoding uncharacterized protein LOC131648472: protein MENQFQKCIKVIEKLHVEIPFTEAITQIPSYAKFLKDILSNKRRIDDPKPLECHSISENKLSKKDKDHGSFSIPCVLGNHMIDKAFLDLGASVSMMPLAVCKRLKLGELQPTKMSLQLADRSVKYPMGILEDIPVKIGQLYIPTDFVVMDIKEDDDIPILLGRPFLSTARAIIDVKKGKLTFEVGEEKIEFILPKFLMAPVIGDACYAIDVIDECVNELNDSLI from the coding sequence ATGGAAAACCAATTCCAAAAGTGCATTAAGGTAATAGAGAAACTCCACGTAGAAATCCCTTTTACCGAAGCAATAACCCAGATACCATCATATGCTAAGTTCTTGAAGGATATTTTGTCTAACAAACGACGAATCGACGATCCCAAACCTTTAGAATGTCATTCCATATCCGAGAATAAACTTTCCAAGAAAGACAAAGATCATGGAAGTTTTTCCATCCCTTGCGTCCTAGGAAATCATATGATAGACAAGGCATTTTTGGACCTAGGAGCGAGTGTAAGTATGATGCCCTTGGCTGTCTGTAAGAGGTTAAAACTAGGAGAGCTTCAACCTACTAAGATGTCGTTACAACTAGCTGATAGGTCTGTTAAATACCCCATGGGTATTCTGGAAGACATACCTGTCAAGATTGGTCAGTTATACATTCCGACCGATTTCGTAGTTATGGATATCAAAGAAGATGATGACATCCCAATCCttctaggaagaccattcttatcgACCGCCAGAGCTATAATAGATGTTAAGAAAGGGAAGCTGACTTTTGAGGTAGGAGAAGAAAAGATCGAGTTCATTCTACCAAAATTCCTAATGGCACCAGTGATTGGAGATGCGTGTTATGCCATCGATGTCATAGATGAGTGCGTAAATGAGCTCAACGATTCCTTAATCTGA